Proteins co-encoded in one Methanobrevibacter gottschalkii DSM 11977 genomic window:
- a CDS encoding rod shape-determining protein: MNIFGKEEEEPQINDTKVISNSLGIDLGTLNTVIAKPSGDKFDLYQIPSVVAVKKDDPSEVLAVGEEAKKMLGRTPEDILAVRPLKKGVIENVVQAQALLIKAMQIGINEGESVGRIVIGIPGDASEVEKNAAEEIGRKAGAQNILVISEGLAAAIGAGLPIAEPNGTMVVDIGAGSTDIVIISLGGINDIETVRCGGDDIDNKIVELVAEKYDVAIGIHDAESAKIEVGMVHCSEQLENLSVEIIGKSLETNRPKKVIIDSMLVAEAVEPYMQQIISGLNIVLERLSPELMMGVYNNSVAVGGTSRLRGMKERIFDEISIPIEVSDDPMTVVAKGTAIVAAEPLALEPEVRLRAMK; this comes from the coding sequence ATGAACATTTTTGGAAAAGAAGAAGAAGAACCACAGATTAATGATACCAAAGTGATTAGCAATAGTTTAGGAATTGATTTAGGAACATTAAACACTGTAATTGCAAAACCTTCAGGTGATAAATTTGACTTATATCAGATACCATCTGTTGTTGCTGTTAAAAAAGATGACCCTTCAGAAGTTTTGGCTGTTGGGGAGGAAGCTAAAAAAATGCTAGGAAGAACTCCTGAAGATATTCTCGCTGTAAGACCTTTGAAAAAAGGAGTAATTGAGAATGTTGTTCAAGCTCAGGCATTATTAATTAAAGCAATGCAAATTGGTATTAATGAAGGGGAAAGTGTTGGAAGAATTGTTATTGGTATTCCTGGAGATGCTTCTGAAGTAGAAAAAAATGCTGCTGAAGAAATAGGTAGGAAAGCTGGGGCTCAAAATATTCTAGTTATTAGTGAAGGATTAGCTGCTGCTATTGGTGCAGGATTACCTATTGCTGAACCAAATGGAACTATGGTTGTTGATATTGGTGCAGGATCAACTGATATTGTTATCATTTCTCTTGGTGGTATTAATGATATTGAAACTGTTAGATGTGGTGGAGATGACATTGATAACAAAATTGTTGAACTTGTAGCTGAAAAATATGATGTAGCTATTGGTATTCATGATGCGGAATCTGCTAAAATTGAAGTAGGTATGGTTCACTGTTCTGAGCAATTAGAAAATCTCAGTGTTGAAATTATTGGTAAATCTTTAGAAACTAATAGGCCTAAAAAAGTCATCATTGATTCTATGCTTGTTGCAGAGGCAGTTGAACCTTATATGCAACAAATAATTAGTGGATTAAATATTGTCTTGGAAAGATTATCCCCTGAGTTGATGATGGGGGTTTACAATAATTCTGTTGCGGTTGGTGGAACTTCAAGACTTCGTGGTATGAAGGAAAGAATTTTTGATGAAATATCTATTCCAATAGAAGTTTCTGATGATCCTATGACTGTTGTAGCAAAAGGTACTGCAATTGTTGCTGCTGAACCTCTTGCATTAGAACCTGAAGTACGTCTTAGAGCTATGAAATAA
- a CDS encoding DUF515 domain-containing protein codes for MNDKKPRDPLYPKGFEETRKLKNQLTKEYSKPNKKEDELTPLKKLNHKLGVYLSPNSVEISNDEKKKKIGIIITTLILITLISSAYYFLIYEPAQEELTLAKTTKLNELHEIYNGPLTTSQNSILLENQINDGKTPEEIERINILTPATKDWQSFHKKSIYTNKDKYNRTMAIYSNESKNIILSTTKAIKIVNENNAEVLSKIKFEEPNTVSVPILISRLQAGAGLVNVGSVVDIYTNNNNTNENYTPNNTSPNISGCTVLAIMRYEDNGEIDSKYSKSNTIIKGNHTNPKENTKEFSSDVLELIKGSIINGYDEEKTIEILKNYGIKLSNYERQINLGDLNAQYMLLIETPQDKVEYVINNMENIILTIPTTKAPNWMVNEISSTYQD; via the coding sequence ATGAATGATAAAAAACCAAGAGATCCATTATATCCAAAAGGTTTTGAAGAGACAAGAAAATTAAAAAATCAACTAACAAAAGAATACTCAAAACCAAATAAAAAAGAAGATGAACTAACACCACTTAAAAAACTAAATCATAAACTTGGAGTTTATTTAAGCCCAAATTCTGTTGAAATATCAAATGATGAAAAAAAGAAGAAAATAGGCATAATAATAACTACATTAATATTAATTACATTAATTTCATCAGCATATTATTTCTTAATCTATGAACCCGCTCAAGAAGAATTAACCCTTGCAAAAACAACAAAACTAAATGAATTACATGAAATATATAATGGACCATTAACAACCTCCCAGAATTCCATTTTATTAGAAAACCAAATTAATGATGGAAAAACTCCCGAAGAAATTGAGCGAATAAACATATTAACACCAGCAACAAAAGACTGGCAATCATTTCACAAAAAATCGATTTACACAAATAAAGATAAATATAATCGAACTATGGCAATATATTCAAATGAAAGTAAAAACATAATTCTTTCAACAACAAAAGCCATAAAAATTGTAAATGAGAATAATGCAGAAGTTTTATCAAAAATTAAATTTGAAGAACCAAATACAGTATCAGTTCCCATTTTAATCTCAAGACTTCAGGCAGGAGCAGGCCTTGTAAATGTTGGAAGCGTGGTGGACATTTACACAAACAACAATAATACAAATGAAAATTATACTCCAAATAATACAAGTCCAAATATAAGTGGATGTACAGTTTTAGCCATAATGAGATATGAAGACAATGGAGAAATTGATTCCAAATATTCTAAATCAAATACAATAATAAAGGGAAACCATACCAATCCAAAAGAAAATACGAAAGAATTTTCCTCAGATGTTCTTGAATTAATAAAAGGATCGATAATTAATGGTTATGATGAAGAAAAAACCATTGAAATACTTAAAAATTATGGAATAAAACTATCAAATTACGAAAGACAAATAAATTTAGGTGATTTAAATGCACAGTATATGCTTTTAATTGAAACACCACAAGATAAAGTGGAATATGTAATAAATAATATGGAAAATATCATATTAACAATCCCCACAACAAAAGCTCCTAATTGGATGGTAAATGAAATAAGTTCAACATACCAAGATTAA
- a CDS encoding tRNA-dihydrouridine synthase, whose translation MAGITNAAFLNKVIPYGFNVATLGGYSLDSPTIEASKKIIQRGRKEFDFPLDVIFNHIENEVDLIKKYHKNVKVSANVRASNPQPIIHVGNIKKLDIVEINCHCRQKEILDVGCGQEMLKRDDLKKFISQIVDNVDSEVSVKIRANVDGIDTLEIANIIADAGADYLHVDAMKKGVFEADWELLRSICNDVDINVIGNNSVNSEINVRKMIGTGVDGFSIARSVISGNLEFDISDF comes from the coding sequence ATGGCAGGTATAACTAATGCTGCTTTTTTAAATAAAGTTATTCCTTATGGATTTAATGTAGCTACTTTGGGAGGATACAGTTTAGATTCCCCAACTATTGAAGCAAGTAAAAAAATTATTCAGCGAGGAAGGAAAGAATTTGATTTTCCTTTGGATGTGATTTTTAATCATATTGAAAATGAAGTGGATTTAATTAAAAAATATCATAAGAATGTAAAAGTTTCGGCGAATGTACGTGCATCAAATCCTCAACCGATAATTCATGTTGGAAATATTAAAAAGTTGGATATTGTAGAAATTAATTGTCATTGTCGTCAAAAAGAAATTTTAGATGTTGGTTGTGGACAGGAAATGTTAAAACGGGATGATTTAAAAAAATTCATCTCTCAAATTGTTGATAATGTTGATAGTGAAGTTTCTGTTAAAATTAGGGCTAATGTTGACGGTATTGATACATTAGAAATAGCTAATATTATTGCAGATGCCGGAGCAGATTATTTGCATGTTGATGCAATGAAAAAAGGTGTTTTTGAAGCCGATTGGGAACTTTTACGAAGTATTTGTAATGATGTTGATATTAATGTCATTGGAAATAATTCTGTAAATTCTGAGATTAATGTTAGAAAAATGATTGGCACTGGTGTTGATGGTTTTTCAATAGCTCGTTCAGTTATTTCTGGAAATTTGGAATTTGATATCTCTGATTTTTAA
- a CDS encoding IMP cyclohydrolase produces MYTGRILSTGMNCEGKPFIAYRVSSRSFPNRQCLKFENRAAIVPKEGFEKDIFENPYITYNCIRIVDDVAIVSNGSQTDVISDKISLGMNLRDAMAYSLLTMDYEKDSYNTPRIAAVVTASTDEDGYGCYIGIVNDNKILVEQVPHGKAAFISTYGSQVPDTVDFDAKTANECAKFIFDEGAFADYEKPVTSSAAIFDGEWAIDVYNP; encoded by the coding sequence ATGTATACAGGTAGAATTTTATCAACTGGAATGAACTGTGAAGGTAAACCTTTTATAGCATATAGGGTATCAAGCAGATCATTTCCAAATAGGCAATGTCTTAAATTTGAAAATCGTGCAGCTATTGTTCCAAAAGAAGGATTTGAAAAAGATATTTTTGAAAATCCTTATATTACATACAATTGTATTCGTATTGTAGATGATGTTGCAATTGTATCTAATGGATCTCAAACTGATGTTATATCAGATAAAATTTCTTTGGGAATGAATTTGAGAGATGCAATGGCATATTCATTACTTACTATGGATTATGAAAAAGATAGTTATAATACTCCAAGAATTGCAGCAGTCGTTACAGCCAGTACTGATGAAGATGGATACGGATGTTATATTGGGATAGTTAATGATAATAAAATTTTAGTTGAACAAGTTCCACATGGTAAAGCAGCATTCATTTCAACATATGGCAGTCAAGTTCCAGATACAGTTGATTTCGATGCAAAAACTGCTAATGAATGTGCCAAATTTATTTTTGATGAAGGTGCTTTTGCAGATTACGAAAAACCGGTAACTTCTTCTGCTGCGATTTTTGATGGGGAATGGGCAATTGATGTCTATAATCCATAA
- a CDS encoding dihydroneopterin aldolase family protein, with product MDVDKKYFSNITTRERAIFEGAISMGALFHQFVGTPVNKYTKNGLEKSMEDSLRLQPAIEDVNVKIRFDKLKESMTEFDYTSLNGDMLDVKIYAKVDNVKAIIRIEFIEELNYPLMYVENITED from the coding sequence ATGGATGTTGATAAAAAATATTTCTCAAACATAACAACAAGAGAACGAGCAATTTTTGAAGGTGCAATTAGTATGGGTGCACTATTCCATCAATTTGTAGGAACCCCAGTGAATAAATATACCAAAAATGGCTTAGAGAAAAGTATGGAGGATTCTTTAAGATTACAACCAGCAATCGAAGATGTTAATGTTAAAATCAGATTTGATAAACTTAAAGAATCAATGACTGAATTTGATTATACTTCTCTTAACGGTGATATGTTAGATGTTAAAATATATGCAAAAGTAGATAATGTTAAAGCTATAATTAGGATAGAATTCATTGAAGAACTCAATTATCCTTTAATGTATGTAGAAAACATAACAGAAGATTAA
- a CDS encoding GTP cyclohydrolase III, which translates to MIQMTLIQIDNYGPWTVTPRPRTESDLQILQARLFADLNSYFGSKKGLVFFTRFDNLLAISNGIDEEDHLRIQRSIRNKYPITVSMGVGAAETPHEAQKLATIALQKAGSAQSGERKEILAIDSLVDEENSFVQAAHIDINSVTETFTDIESAFDTSFSVNKAQHYLMTKLIKKGSLLFFIGGDNFMAPCNGLSEKEIENLMIEIDEEIGIKLKAGIGRAKNAEDAAYMADIGLEEIRAHNNGMWTWVVEKED; encoded by the coding sequence ATGATACAAATGACATTAATACAAATTGATAATTACGGTCCTTGGACTGTTACTCCAAGACCAAGAACTGAATCTGACTTACAAATTCTTCAAGCAAGATTATTCGCTGATTTAAATAGTTATTTTGGATCTAAAAAAGGTTTAGTTTTCTTTACTCGATTTGATAACTTACTTGCAATTTCAAATGGTATAGATGAAGAAGACCATTTAAGAATTCAAAGATCTATTAGAAATAAATATCCTATTACTGTAAGTATGGGTGTGGGTGCTGCTGAAACTCCACATGAAGCTCAAAAATTAGCTACTATTGCTCTTCAGAAAGCAGGTAGTGCTCAATCTGGAGAAAGAAAAGAAATTTTGGCTATTGATAGTTTAGTTGATGAGGAAAATAGCTTTGTTCAGGCAGCGCATATTGATATTAACAGTGTCACAGAAACTTTCACTGATATTGAATCTGCTTTTGATACAAGTTTTAGTGTTAATAAGGCTCAACATTACTTAATGACTAAATTGATTAAAAAGGGATCATTGCTATTCTTTATTGGTGGGGACAATTTTATGGCTCCATGTAATGGATTATCTGAAAAAGAGATTGAAAATTTAATGATTGAAATTGATGAAGAGATTGGTATTAAACTTAAAGCCGGTATTGGAAGAGCTAAAAATGCTGAAGATGCTGCATATATGGCAGATATTGGATTAGAAGAAATTCGTGCACACAATAATGGAATGTGGACTTGGGTTGTTGAAAAAGAAGATTGA
- the cofD gene encoding 2-phospho-L-lactate transferase, with product MITVLSGGTGTPKLLQGLKEVVDPKDLTIIVNTLENDYFSGVYVSADIDTVLYTMADIINDEFWYGVKNDTFITHNRLEELGCSELLRIGDIDRATKIQKTQLMEKYGLGKACEIQAKNMNIQSKIIPMSEEDSDIKIITDIGELEFHDFLIKHQSEPEVSDLKFSKVSPTEGVIEAIENSEAVIIGPSNPITSISPILSLDGVCDALKDTYVVAVSPIVGSDSVSGPANKFMKALNIDVSSYGVASIYEDFLDTIVIDVQDNDKKDEINQIVNKVIITNTIMNNLDAKKNLAEIIIDSIP from the coding sequence ATGATTACTGTTTTATCTGGTGGAACAGGTACTCCAAAATTATTACAAGGATTAAAAGAAGTTGTTGACCCTAAAGATTTGACAATTATTGTTAACACACTAGAAAATGATTATTTTTCTGGTGTTTATGTCTCTGCAGATATTGATACTGTATTATATACTATGGCAGATATAATTAATGATGAATTTTGGTATGGTGTTAAAAATGACACTTTTATCACTCATAATCGTCTTGAAGAACTTGGATGTTCTGAACTGCTTAGAATTGGGGACATTGATCGTGCAACTAAAATACAAAAGACTCAATTGATGGAAAAATATGGTCTTGGCAAGGCATGTGAAATTCAGGCAAAAAATATGAATATTCAATCAAAAATTATTCCAATGAGTGAAGAGGATTCTGATATTAAGATTATTACTGATATTGGAGAATTGGAATTCCATGATTTTTTAATTAAACATCAATCTGAACCTGAAGTGTCGGATCTTAAATTTTCTAAAGTTTCTCCAACTGAAGGAGTCATTGAGGCGATTGAAAATTCGGAAGCAGTAATTATTGGTCCGTCAAATCCAATTACTTCAATTTCACCAATATTGTCTTTAGATGGTGTTTGTGATGCTTTAAAAGATACTTACGTTGTAGCTGTATCTCCAATTGTTGGTTCAGACTCTGTTTCTGGACCTGCAAATAAATTCATGAAGGCATTAAATATTGATGTTTCATCTTATGGTGTTGCATCAATATATGAAGATTTTTTAGATACAATTGTAATTGATGTACAAGATAATGATAAAAAAGATGAAATAAATCAAATAGTTAATAAGGTGATAATTACAAATACAATTATGAATAATTTAGATGCTAAAAAAAATTTGGCTGAAATTATTATTGATAGTATTCCTTAA
- a CDS encoding coenzyme F420-0:L-glutamate ligase — protein MIIMSIELFGLENIPIIDGNSDISKIIKEAIEKQGCNLCHGDIILIAETLISKAEENFIKLDELTPSTQAIELAKKAKKDPKLVESIIQQSNEIVAVGPKFIITETVHGFVCANAGIDESNVGDGLVTLMPNDADISALNIRKYLENEFDEEIAVIITDTQGRAFRFGAVGTAIGCSGISPIWKRVGEKDLYGRELETTEIATCDELASAASLIMGQADEGLPVVVIRGFDGFDKLRDVDSNIKSVLMPKEFDVFRN, from the coding sequence ATGATTATTATGAGTATTGAATTATTTGGTTTAGAGAATATTCCTATTATTGACGGCAATAGTGATATTTCAAAAATTATTAAAGAAGCTATTGAAAAACAGGGCTGTAATCTTTGTCATGGAGACATTATATTAATTGCAGAGACTTTAATTTCAAAAGCTGAAGAGAATTTTATAAAATTAGATGAATTAACTCCATCAACTCAAGCTATTGAATTGGCTAAGAAAGCTAAAAAAGATCCAAAATTAGTTGAATCTATAATTCAACAATCTAATGAAATTGTTGCTGTCGGTCCAAAGTTCATCATAACTGAGACTGTTCATGGTTTTGTTTGTGCTAATGCAGGTATTGATGAATCAAATGTAGGTGATGGTTTAGTTACTCTAATGCCTAATGATGCTGATATTTCTGCTTTAAATATTCGTAAATATTTGGAAAATGAATTTGATGAAGAAATTGCAGTTATTATAACTGATACTCAAGGAAGAGCATTTAGGTTTGGTGCTGTTGGTACTGCAATTGGATGTTCTGGTATTTCGCCGATATGGAAAAGAGTTGGTGAAAAAGATTTGTATGGTAGGGAATTGGAAACTACTGAAATTGCAACATGTGATGAATTGGCTTCAGCAGCATCTCTTATAATGGGTCAAGCTGATGAAGGTCTTCCAGTTGTTGTTATTCGCGGTTTTGATGGTTTTGATAAATTAAGAGATGTTGATTCAAATATCAAATCAGTACTTATGCCAAAAGAATTTGATGTATTTAGAAACTAA
- a CDS encoding MotA/TolQ/ExbB proton channel family protein encodes MIIESIMPFVDGIVDIFTQGGFITYIILFIGIYGLIIGLRKIAYLRKISKVDTTEIFGVVTASMERGGAVEALKQINGFKNPISRIISETLKIGYKNKTEVEESMEQIFIVEVGKMTKGLSTIKTLTELAPFLGLIGTVIGIWLTFKSLGVHPDSAAMAEGIYVALTTTIMGLLVAIVLLPIHTYIQGLIEVEMDKIELATKMTNWGYAVVKVRVDSNVECALEALQEAEGVVNTRLISDPYANIKVSFKPSMLDKSISNIILEKCNVNAEITESKLKQ; translated from the coding sequence ATGATTATTGAGAGTATTATGCCATTTGTTGATGGGATAGTGGATATTTTTACTCAAGGGGGATTTATTACATATATAATTCTTTTCATTGGGATTTATGGTCTTATTATTGGATTAAGAAAGATAGCATATCTTAGAAAAATTAGTAAAGTGGACACAACTGAAATATTTGGGGTTGTAACTGCATCTATGGAAAGAGGAGGGGCTGTAGAGGCTTTAAAACAGATAAATGGTTTTAAAAATCCTATTTCTAGAATTATTTCTGAAACTTTAAAAATTGGTTATAAAAATAAGACTGAAGTTGAAGAAAGTATGGAGCAAATATTCATTGTTGAAGTTGGAAAAATGACTAAAGGATTAAGTACTATTAAAACACTTACGGAACTAGCACCATTTTTAGGATTAATCGGTACTGTTATCGGTATTTGGTTGACTTTTAAATCATTAGGTGTCCATCCGGATTCTGCTGCAATGGCAGAAGGTATTTATGTTGCATTGACTACAACAATCATGGGTCTTTTAGTTGCAATTGTTTTATTGCCTATTCATACTTATATCCAAGGTCTTATTGAAGTGGAAATGGATAAAATTGAACTGGCTACGAAAATGACCAATTGGGGTTATGCTGTAGTTAAAGTTAGAGTTGATTCAAATGTTGAATGTGCACTTGAAGCATTACAGGAAGCGGAAGGTGTTGTTAATACAAGATTGATTTCTGATCCATACGCCAATATCAAGGTTTCTTTTAAACCAAGCATGTTGGATAAAAGTATTTCTAATATTATATTGGAAAAATGTAATGTTAATGCTGAAATTACTGAAAGTAAACTAAAACAATAG
- a CDS encoding archaetidylserine synthase: MKIENTNMKRFIALSDIISLLNMTSGFLSIIFSFNHEFNIAAILLIIAIMFDSADGWVARKINRQDELGFGKNIDSLSDIVSFGVAPAIFLYSCINTTPGIFQIIVTIVCLLIVVCGVLRLTRYNVIAGKINTNDFIGFPIPGMSLMIGSFYLSGIFNPHIAILLSIIVSLLMISNIKYPKFDNMALIGISCILIIILILPIDMILFNINIPAILLLFFCLYYLIINLIKK, translated from the coding sequence ATGAAAATTGAAAACACAAATATGAAAAGGTTTATTGCATTATCAGATATCATATCTTTACTAAATATGACATCTGGATTTTTATCCATAATCTTTTCATTTAATCATGAATTCAATATAGCTGCAATCCTTCTTATTATTGCAATCATGTTCGACTCAGCAGATGGTTGGGTAGCGCGTAAAATAAATAGGCAAGACGAATTAGGTTTTGGGAAAAATATTGATTCATTATCTGATATCGTCTCATTTGGAGTTGCACCAGCAATATTTCTTTACAGTTGCATTAACACCACCCCGGGCATTTTTCAAATAATAGTAACAATTGTTTGCTTATTAATTGTTGTTTGTGGAGTTTTAAGATTAACAAGATATAATGTAATTGCAGGCAAAATAAACACTAATGATTTTATTGGATTTCCAATTCCAGGAATGTCATTAATGATAGGTTCATTTTATCTAAGTGGAATATTCAATCCCCATATTGCAATTTTATTGAGTATAATAGTTTCATTACTTATGATAAGTAATATAAAATATCCTAAATTCGATAACATGGCATTAATTGGAATATCCTGCATATTAATAATAATATTAATTCTTCCAATTGACATGATTTTATTTAATATAAATATTCCCGCAATACTATTACTATTCTTCTGCTTATACTACCTAATAATCAATTTAATTAAAAAATGA
- the rnhB gene encoding ribonuclease HII, whose protein sequence is MDILGIDEAGRGSVLGPMVIAGVIVPEKMDKVLERMGVKDSKRLTPNRRTILSRKLRKMFEYEIVVISAREIDELRANGINLNEIEKNAMESIILKLKPEKTIVDAVDVKAERFQENLCNDTCCNVVAEHKADDKYIEVSAASIIAKAERDAHINEINMDYVNFGGIGSGYPSDPTTKKFLTNYTYDEMPDFVRKSWATVAKMK, encoded by the coding sequence ATGGATATTTTAGGAATTGATGAAGCGGGTAGAGGGTCTGTTTTAGGTCCAATGGTTATTGCAGGAGTTATTGTTCCTGAAAAAATGGATAAAGTTCTTGAAAGAATGGGTGTTAAAGATTCTAAAAGACTTACTCCTAACAGACGTACTATTCTATCTAGAAAATTAAGAAAGATGTTTGAATATGAAATTGTAGTAATTTCTGCTCGTGAAATTGATGAATTAAGGGCGAATGGTATTAATCTTAATGAAATTGAAAAAAATGCTATGGAAAGCATTATTTTAAAATTAAAACCTGAAAAAACTATTGTTGATGCAGTAGATGTTAAAGCTGAACGTTTCCAAGAGAATTTGTGCAATGACACATGTTGCAATGTTGTTGCCGAACATAAAGCTGATGATAAGTATATTGAAGTTAGTGCAGCATCTATTATTGCTAAAGCTGAAAGGGATGCCCATATTAATGAGATTAATATGGATTATGTTAATTTTGGAGGTATTGGTTCAGGTTATCCTTCAGATCCAACTACAAAAAAATTTTTAACTAATTATACTTATGATGAAATGCCTGATTTTGTTAGAAAATCATGGGCTACTGTTGCAAAAATGAAGTAA
- a CDS encoding ExbD/TolR family protein has protein sequence MAIDVGKHKKKISDSKPSINLVPFIDILFTIMIFLVVTSNFSADVQTDDSDVTDGGSGKPNVTSVSGDSEYYVMPVANLHKVTVNGVDKSDTILNSAVGVQANVIDNGKITIKPGEIDITTPDGVSPDKAVQRPQL, from the coding sequence ATGGCAATTGATGTTGGAAAGCATAAAAAGAAAATTTCGGACAGCAAACCAAGTATCAATTTAGTTCCGTTTATTGATATTTTATTCACAATAATGATTTTTTTAGTAGTAACAAGTAATTTTTCAGCTGATGTTCAAACGGATGATTCGGATGTTACAGATGGTGGAAGTGGAAAACCTAATGTTACTTCTGTTTCAGGTGATTCTGAATACTATGTAATGCCTGTAGCTAATTTACATAAAGTTACAGTTAATGGTGTTGATAAGTCAGACACGATTCTGAATAGTGCTGTTGGTGTTCAAGCAAATGTAATTGATAATGGTAAAATTACAATTAAACCTGGCGAAATTGATATTACAACTCCTGATGGAGTTTCACCGGATAAAGCTGTTCAGCGTCCACAACTTTAA
- a CDS encoding class E sortase: MNKPTISTIVIIICILIIGLYAMGEVNYFSSKIAVERNIDSPTILIPSIGVNEKINNVSLNQGVLSDPGENIPTKDYVALYGHRTLQGSPFFRLNELSIGDSILLEWPGVGELNYTITNTTIVPGTADVPIGGNDSLFLITCDPIGSTANRIIIEGTLEKQNPINNEIIKENPQESNAIIITAIFFIVGCIFSYFYPKDNRIYILAVILIISALLFYSCINPIPSEIIYEKIIFLNGGL; the protein is encoded by the coding sequence ATGAATAAACCAACTATTTCAACTATAGTCATTATTATTTGTATATTAATAATTGGATTATATGCAATGGGAGAAGTGAACTACTTTTCATCTAAAATAGCTGTGGAAAGAAACATAGATTCACCAACTATTCTGATACCTAGCATTGGAGTGAATGAAAAAATCAATAATGTATCATTAAATCAAGGAGTATTAAGTGATCCTGGAGAAAACATCCCCACTAAAGATTATGTAGCATTATATGGGCATAGAACTCTTCAAGGTTCACCATTTTTCAGATTAAATGAACTTTCAATTGGAGATTCAATACTATTAGAATGGCCAGGAGTTGGAGAATTAAATTACACAATAACAAATACAACAATTGTGCCTGGAACTGCTGATGTACCTATAGGTGGAAACGATTCATTGTTCCTAATAACATGTGATCCAATTGGGTCTACTGCAAATAGAATAATAATTGAAGGAACATTAGAAAAACAAAATCCTATTAATAATGAAATTATTAAAGAAAATCCACAAGAATCAAATGCAATAATAATAACAGCTATATTCTTTATAGTTGGATGTATATTCAGCTATTTCTATCCAAAAGACAATAGAATATATATCTTAGCAGTTATTTTAATAATTTCGGCATTATTATTCTATTCCTGCATAAATCCAATCCCTTCTGAAATAATTTACGAAAAAATAATATTTTTAAATGGAGGATTATAA